The Lolium perenne isolate Kyuss_39 chromosome 6, Kyuss_2.0, whole genome shotgun sequence genome segment caagaggaaggtatgatgcgcacagcagcaagttttccctcagaaagaaaccaaggtttatcgaaccaggaggagccaagaagcacgttgaaggttgatggcggcgggatgtagtgcggcgcaacaccagagattccggcgccaacgtggaacctgcacaacacaaccaaagtactttgccccaacgaaacagtgaggttgtcaatctcaccggcttgctgtaacaaaggattaaccgtattgtgtggaagatgattgtttgcagaaaacagtagaacagtattgcagtagattgtatttcagtaaagagaattggaccggggtccacagttcactagaggtgtctctcccataagacgaacagcatgttgggtgaacaaattacagttgggcaattgacaaataaagagagcatgaccatgcacatacatatcatgatgagtatagtgagatttaattgggcattacgacaaagtacatagaccgtcatccaactgcatctatgcctaaaaagtccaccttcgggttatcatccgaaccccctcaggtattaagttgctaacaacagacaattgcattaagtattgcgcgtaatgtaactagtgactacatccttgaacatagcactaatgttttatccctagtggcaacagcacatccataaccttagtggttcttgtcactcctccagattcacggaggcatgaacccactatcgagcataaatactccctcttggagttactagcatcaacttggccagagcatctactaataacggagagcatgcaagatcataaacaacacataagcatagctttgataatcaacataacaagtattctctattcatcggatcccaacaaacgcaacatatagaattacagatagatgatcttgatcatgttaggcagctcacaagatccgacaatgatagcacaatggggagaagacaaccatctagctactgctatggacccatagtccaggggtagactactcacacatcacaccggaggcgaccatggcggcgtagagtcctccgggagatgattcccctctccggcagggtgccggaggcgatctcctggatcccccgagatgggatcggcggcggcggcgtctctggaaggttttccgtatcgtggttctcggtactggggttttcgtcacggagactttttataggcgaaagggcaggtcaagaggcggcacgggggccccacaccacagggccgcgcagccaagggggggggccgcgccgccctagggtgtggcccctccgtggcccctcttcgtctctccttcggacttctggaagcttcgtgagaaaataggcccctgggctttgatttcgtccaattccgagaatatttccttactaggatttctgaaaccaaaaacagcagaaaacagcaactggcacttcggcatcttgttaataggttagttccagaaaatgcacgaatatgacataaagtgtgcataaaacatgtagataacatcaataatgtggcatggaacataagaaattatcgatacgtcggagacgtatcaccgtggTCTGGGCCTTGGCGGTGCTTTTGTACATCGCCTATCTACATATGATGTTGCTTCCAATGCACTGGTAATttccttgatatatgttttattctGTTCATTTTTGAATGATTGTCTTTTTGATGTGGTTTTTTTTATTATATCACAGCgtatcccgaagactattgtatcTGTTCTTGACGTTCCTCGTAGTGATGATATCTACTTTCTGAGgggtgaggatgatgatgacagcCATGCTGTCTACTACACATCCGTTGATGGCAGAATCAGGTTTAAGTCGGGTTGGATTGACTTCTGTGTTAAGAATAACTTGGTGGCTGGCCTGTTAGTCCTGTGTTTGTTCTTTAAGATGGAGGGCATGCTTTTTATGTCTGTTGATGTGATCGAGGATGTGATCGAGTGATTACTTCACGTACTTTGTTATATATTTCCAGTAAGATGTAGGGGTTTAAGTTTCAGACGATGAACCTACTGCACTACTCCAACCTACTGTTTGTAAAGTGGTGGATATGTTCACTCTGGTGTATGTTGTGCTAATCTATGTAATCGTCGCGACTATTTGAACTACCTCTCTCTTTTTATGTGAAATTGTATGTTCTTTTCTGAACTTCAATAATCATGAAAGGATTACTGTGTTTATTATGTTTTTATGAATGATTTGTACTGAACTATGTTCTCTTTTTATGAGTCAATTAACTCAATTCTTCTAAAGCTGATTTGGTTGGAGATGGCCCATTAGTCAAATCTAGATTGGGCTGTCAAATGAGATAGTTGTTCCTGTTTTATATGTACCACCTGAACTAGCCTAATAGGCCTAATTGGATGGAGTTGGCCCATTAGTCAAGTCTAGATTGGGCTGTTGTCTGCTGCGAGTGTTGTAGCTGTCAAATGAGATATTTGTTGTTGTTGACTGAGAGATTTGTTGCTGTCAAGTATCACATAAGATAACAATCCACCATACTGCCAACACGCCGTCTTTATTTTATATTATCAGAGGTTTTCCCCCATTTCCACTGGAAAAAACCTTATCAATTAtgtacaaaacctctgcaacacaACTGAGCAATAcctgttttctcttttttttgccCTGAAGCAAAACTGACAATACATTTCCTATAATCAAACGCTTACTTTGGCAAAATCTTTGTCACTACATCATGCTAACAGGCTAGAGCAACAGCAGCAAATAGAACATGCTTACCTAGCATCCAAGCACACAACAGGGCCAAGCAtgcacaacacataagcatatgtAGTAAGCACAACATACACATGCTTAAACACTAAGCATACTTAATTAGAAACATAGTTCAACACAGCATTAACCAAGTTTCAATACCGTAAGTACGACAGAGTTTAACATAAACACACAACTAAAGGAACATGATAGCAGGTAGGCATCAGGTACGCAGGCAGGTCGGCAGGCAGGTAGGCAGGCAGGTCGGCAGCATCCTCCGCATGCTCCTACTGCCTGGGGGCGTACTTCTTGAGGAAGAGGCCGTAGGCGGCATGCTTGGCCCTGATGTGTGCGGGTGTCTGCCCGCTGCCAACACCAGTGTAGGTGGCATGCTGGTACATGCCGAGGAAGTCCGTCGGCATTTCCTTGCGGCTGCACCAGGGGCACTTGAACCTCCCTGGGCCAAGAAGGTAGCGAATCTCCCCAGACCTAAGCCTGCGGAGAACATGCCTACTCTTCACGTCCCTATCCTCCCGGTCAGAACAGACTTCATCCGAAGGATCCTCCTGTTAAATGAAGTAAATTAGGTTAATTAGCTGCTATGGTGTACAAACAATGTAATGACTATAAATAGAAAAGGAATGAAAACAATGCAAAGTATTTACTTGTATAAATGCACATTAGTTAGTAACTATACATACCATATCTAATTTAAAGCTTGCATAAATAAGTAAATCAATAATGCAAATTAGTTATTAACTGTAGATAGCATCTGCAATTTAAAACTTGTATAaataagacattatagcaatagtGTGAATTAACCAGTTAACAAATGTTGTTCGAATTGATGGAAATAAGTGTTAAATTAATATGACAAGCATCTCTTAATCACACGGTTAAATAAAAGTTTAACACCTTCATACAAATTACTAACCAGGATTTAAGCTCCATTTGAAACACACAATTATGTAATTCAAGTAAACAACATGAAACAGGAAGTCAAGATGGGCACATATAACCCTATAATATGTTGTAAATTTGTAACCTAAGCATGTAATGCTACATTTCTGAGGAATACGAGGATTAATACCTGGTTAGCCTCGGTTTTACTCCAATTTTCTTATACACACAAGCAGCTAAGCAAACAATGTACCAAACACAAACAAGCAGCTAAGCCAGTGGCGGATCTCCCATTCTGGCAAGGTCTAGCCTATGCAATAGCTAGCATTGGCAATTAATACTAATAGACTATTACTTGAGCAGATTTTATGCTAGAACTAGCGCTTAATCTTGGCTTGTGGTATCAATTTTTCCTCTAAGCTATCATCTTCACCACACCATAATCTTGGGTCATCCTCCGCTACTGAGCTAAGCAGTACTGGAGTAGCAAGCAGCTAAGCAAGAGCTAATCAAATTAGCATAGCATCAATGCATTGAGCAAGGAGCAGAGAAACACAGGCAACCGCTCTGAACCATGGCTTGATTGAGAAACCATGACCATGATGCTTTGTTTTCTTTGCCAACAACCCCAAATGTGCAAAAAAATGGATATATTGGCGCAAGTAAAGGTAGATCCAGAGTTCACTAAAAATATTTTGCTACAGTTCTTATGATTTAAATTTCATGTTATGATAATAttacttttgttggatatgtagatgaGGTTTCTTTACCCTCCTCGATTGGAAAAGTATATATTAAAAACAATTGGAGAacgatggaggcaacataagtcaAATCTAAAATCACTCTATTTTGATGCAACCAAGAGTATGGAAGCAAACAACACCAATGTTCCAAGGGGTGTGATTAAAGATCATTGAATTTCTCTTGTTACTAATTGGATGAGCCAAAAGGCACATGTACATATGGACGACTTGTCAGATTACCATTTACATCTTGCTTAGTTTCTCTAGGGAATTATGCAAATGCATGTGCTTAGGCCACAATCGAAGCGGAAGGCAACCGCTCTGAACCATGGCCTGATTGAGAAACCATGACCATGATGCCCTGTTTTCTTTGCCAACAACCCCAAATGTGCAAAAAAAAAATGGTAtgtaaagcaaaaaaaaaaggttGAGAGGTTGAGAAATTTACCTCGGACGGGTCGGCGGAGTCGAATTCTTCGAAGGTGGGCACGTCGTCGGGGCTGTTGATCTTGAGCCCCGCCGCCTTCCTCTCCTGCCTCTCGGGTCTTCTGGTTCTTCTTCTTCCGCCGCCGCATCTGCGCCTCCATCTCGTGCGCACGCTTCTTGCTCGCCGGTGCAGCCACCGGCCAGCCGTATCTTGCCGTCTGGCCCCAACCGGAGCTCAGATCTGGGGCAGCTCCGGCAGCCGATGGTGCCGCCAACTGCGTGTCGTCAACCGCCGCCTCCTTGCCCTTCCCCTCCTTCCCCTTCCCCCTCTCCATGGACGAGCGCGAGCGAGCACGAGCGAGAGCGAGCTGTTCTTGACCTAGGGTTTTTTCCCGATTTGGGGATTGCTTTGGATGGATGCGCTGAAGTGTGAAGAGGACAGGGGAGAAAAGCGCTTTATATCTCGGCGGTTCCGCGTGGCCGCGCGTGGACACGTAGGCGTATAATATATTGCGGTATGGGTCATATACGGGCTTGTACGTGGGCTGATACGAACCCAGCCAAACCCGAAGTACACAGGAAATGACGATCTTGCCCCAGACCCGAAGCGGTATGAACGAATCCTAACCGTCCATGTGTTCTCGCGATTTGGCTTGTTTGTGGTGGGTGCGTACGGAAGCAAAAACGCTCGATGAGGATAGGGAATGGCTCCCTGGCAGTGTGGATAACCCCTGTGCCTGGCAGGACGTCACACGGAACTGATCGTAATTTTCTCCACGTATCGGGACGTTCATTCGGAAGTCAAGCAAGCACACGTTCACAAGTTCATAATTTTGCAATTGCAATTGAATGTTCGGTACTACATCTATACCGGTTTACAGGGCAATTACGTATTTCAAGAAAAAAGTTTGACTATAAATTTAGTtaataaatataagatatatgtCATAAAAATAATACCGTTGGATtcatattcaaaaaaaaaaaaatccaatagTATAATTTTTATGATATAGATCTTATATTTTGTTGACAAAATTAGTTGTCAAAGTTTTTACTCGTAATACGTAATAGCCTTGTAAACCGGTATGTAGGGACTAGTAAAGGCATCTCCTCCTGGCTATCTCATTTCCATCACCAAATATGTCTGAATTGATCCGTTTTTGGTGGTCAGCGGTGCACCCAACGGTGGCCACCAGGAAAAAAACATAGGAGCGATAAAAAAATTAATTTATATATATTGGTAAGCTCAAGTCCACATTTTacacaaataaaagaaaaaacatTTGGATAATCCGCACGGAGGCGGTGCTGCTAGTAGGTCGTAGTCCTCCTTGTCGATGACGATGAAGACCTCCAGCTACGGCATCACAATGGCAGTCGGAGGAGGGGAGGCAGCTGCTCTAGAGTAAGCAGGGCTGGCGGAGCCGCTGCCTGTTGTGCCGATAGTTGGATGGTCCCGTCGAGGCCATCCCGCTTCACGAGCTCCTCCTATTTAGAGAGCTCGATGGAGCGTTGGTGTGCCTTCTCCTCCGTCAGCAGCGGCGTGTCATCCTGCATGGGCTCAAAGTCGCGCTCGTCCTTTGACGGGTGCTCAATCTCCTCCGCCAATGGCTCAAGCAGGCATGCCACCAACATCGACATCCTTAGCGGGTCCATGTACCGCGTGTTCGCGCCGCCCATGTTGTGGGTGGGGaattgatacggggtggcctttggacaccgcctcctcaagaccgacaagccctcctcgtggtccaatgacacgagctcgagcccaagccctacaccaagaggtgaattcgctcctttccacgtatgcatttgataGCCCCTTGGATGCCATGCtaattcatgcaaataccctatgttcaatcaggtacatcgatcaagacgcaagccatggagaccacgcCAATGGAAAGGGAGCTggaaatgaagaagatggagtcCCAGCgccccagccggaacttccgtcccccaggaccggaacttccggccagatgcctcccagatgccctccagcgcccaggaagaagcatccagccggaacttccgccccgagcgaccggaacttctggccaacggaacttccgcccaagttccgcccttgtTCCGGAAACACGCCAGAACATCCCGGGAACATACTGCAAGGAAATTGGCTGtttccggaactaggccggaagttggccggaacttctgcccagatgccgccaagatgttgttgatacgtctcaaacgtatctataatttcttatgttcaatgctactttattgatgatactcacatgttttatacataatttatgtcatatttatgcattttccggcactaacctattaacgagatgccgaagagccagttgctgttttctgctgtttttggtttcagaaatcctagtaaggaaatattctcggaattggacgaaatcaacgcccaggatcttatttttccacgaagcttccagaagtccggaggagattgatacgcgtacagcacgcgtccgttgggaaccccaagaggaaggtgtgatgcgtacagcggcaagttttccctcagtatgaaaccaaggtttatcgaaccagtaggagccaagaagcatgttgaaggttgatggcggcgagatgtagtgcggcgcaacaccagggattccggcgtcaacgtggaacctgcacaacacaaaccaagtactttgccccaacgaaacagtgaggttgtcaatctcaccggcttgctgtaacaaaggattagatgtatagtgtggatgatgattgtttgcagaaaacagtagaacaattgcagtagattgtatttcagatgtaaagaattggaccggggtccacagttcactagcggtgtctctcccataagataaatagcatgttgggtgaataaattacagttgggcaattgacaaataaggagggcatgaccatgcacatacatattatgatgagtatagtgagatttaattgggcattacgacaaattacatagaccgctatccagcatgcatctatgcctaaaaagtccaccttcaggttatcatccgaaccccctccagtattaagttgctaacaacagacaattgcattaagtattgcgcgtaatgtaatcaataactacatcctcggacatagcatcaatgttttatccctagtggcaacagcacatccataaccttaggggttctcgtcactcccccagattcacggagacatgaaccactatcgagcataaatactccctcttggagttacaagcatcaacttggccagagcatctactagtaacggagagcatgcaagatcataaacaccacatagatataaattgataatcaatataacatggtattctctattcatcggatcccaacaaacacaacatatagcattacagatagatgatcttgatcatgttaggcagctcacaagatccgacaattaagcacaatgaggagaagacaaccatctagctactgctatggacccatagtccaggggtgaactactcactcatcactccggaggcgaccatggcggtgtagagtcctccgggagatgaatcccctctccggcagggtgccggaggcgatctcctgaatcccccgagatgggattggcggtggcgtctctggaaggttttccgtatcgtggctctcggtactggggatttcgcgacgaagactatttgtaggcggaagggcaggtcaaggggcgtcacgaggggcccaggagacaggtcggcgcggccagggcttgggccgcgccgccctatcacctggccacctcgtggccccacttcgttgactctccgatcttctggaagcttcgtgtgaaaataggcccctgggcgttgatttcgtccaattccgagaatatttccttactaggatttctgaaaccaaaaacagtagaaaacagcaactggctcttcggcatcttgttaataggttagttccagaaaatgcataaatatgatgtaaagtatgcataaaacatgtagatatcatcaataatgtggcatggaacataagaaattatcgatacgtcggagacgtatcagcatccccaagcttagtttctgctcgtcccgagcaggtaaacgataacaaagataatttctggagtgacatgccatcataaccttgatcatactattgtaaagcatatgtaatgaatgcagcgatccaaacaatgtaaatgacatgagtaaacaactgaatcatatagcaaagacttttcatgaatagtacttcaagacaagcatcaataagtcttgcataagagttaactcataaagcaataattcaaagtagaggtattgaagcaacacaaaggaagattaagtttcagcggttgctttcaacttataacatgtatatctcatggatatttgtcaatgtagagtaatataacaagtgcaatatgcaagtatgtaggaatcaatgcacagttcacacaagtgtttgcttcttgaggtggagagagataggtgaaccggctcaacataaaagtaaaagaatggtccttcaaagaggaaagcatcgattgctatatttgtgctagagctttgattttgaaaacatatagagagcataaaagtaaaattttgagaggtgtttgttgttgtcaacgaatggtagtgggcactctaacccccttgccagacaaaccttcaaagagcggctcccattttatttttatttttgtgtggcactccttccaacctttctttcacaaaccatggctaaccgaatccttcgggtgcctgccaacaatctcataccatgaaggagtgcctttttattttagttttattatgatgacactcctccccacctttgctttctcaagccatggctaaccgaatccttcgggtgccgtccaacaatcacataccatggaggagtgtctatttttattaattaatttgggactgggaatcccattgccagctcttttttgcaaaattattggataagcggatgaagccagtagtccattggtgaaagttgcccaacaagattgaaagataaacaccacatacttcctcatgagcaataaaacattgacataaatcagaggtaataaattttgaattgttgaaaggtagcactcaagcaatttactttggaaaggcggagaaataccatgtagtaggtaggtatggtggacacaaatggcatagtggttggctcaagtatttggatgcatgagaagtattccctctcgatacaaggtttaggctagcaaggtttatttgaaacaaacacaaggatgaagcggtgcagcaaaactcacataaaagacatattgtaaacattataagactctacaccttcttccttgttgttcaaactcaatactagaaattatctagactttagagacaccaaatatgcaaaccaaattttagcatgctctatgtatttcttcattaatgggtgcaaagtatatgatgcaagagcttgatcatgagcacaacaattgccaagtatcacattatccaagacattttagcaaattactacatgtatcattttccaattccaaccatataacaatttaacgaagaagaaacttcgccatgaatattatgactaagcctaaggacatacttgtccatatgcaacagcggagcatgtctctctcccacacaatgaatgctaggatccattttattcaaacaaaacaaaaacaaaaacaaaccgacgctccaagcaaagcacataagatgtgacggaataaaaatatagtttcaggggaggaacctgataatgttgtcgatgaagaaggggatgcccaaggcatccccaagcttagacgcttgagtcttcttgatatatgcaggggtgaaccactggggcatccccaagcttagagctttcactctccttgatcatgttgtatc includes the following:
- the LOC139832457 gene encoding uncharacterized protein; protein product: MERGKGKEGKGKEAAVDDTQCGGGRRRTRRPERQERKAAGLKINSPDDVPTFEEFDSADPSEEDPSDEVCSDREDRDVKSRHVLRRLRSGEIRYLLGPGRFKCPWCSRKEMPTDFLGMYQHATYTGVGSGQTPAHIRAKHAAYGLFLKKYAPRQ